The Octadecabacter arcticus 238 genome contains a region encoding:
- the eutB gene encoding hydroxyectoine utilization dehydratase EutB gives MTSKITLQHSFAARARIAGRIRLTPLIGSPLLSARTDSDISLKLEQTQITGSFKLRGATNAILSLTDAERAMGVVGVSTGNHGRGLAYAAAQAGVRCIICMSELVPQNKVEGIKSYGAEVRIVGRSQDDAQLEVDRLVAEGMVMLPPFDHPNIIAGQSTVALEMLEQAPDMDTVLVPLSGGGLISGVAIVMKAVNPNIRVIGISMERGAAMYESLQAGKPILVEEQETLADSLGGGIGLDNAYTFEMTKNLVDDIVLVSEAEIAEAICHAYWQERQIIEGSGSVGIAALLAGKIDAPGRCVSLISGQNIDMALHKRLIDRENFDVATETNATGGPDA, from the coding sequence ATGACATCGAAAATCACCCTTCAGCACAGCTTTGCTGCGCGGGCGCGCATTGCGGGCCGCATACGCTTAACACCACTGATCGGGTCCCCATTGCTGAGTGCGCGAACCGACTCTGACATTTCACTCAAGCTCGAACAAACGCAGATCACTGGTAGCTTTAAACTGCGCGGCGCAACCAATGCGATTCTGTCCCTCACAGATGCGGAGCGCGCGATGGGTGTCGTGGGGGTGTCGACAGGGAACCACGGGCGTGGACTGGCCTATGCCGCCGCGCAGGCCGGGGTGCGCTGTATCATCTGCATGTCGGAACTGGTGCCACAGAACAAAGTTGAGGGCATCAAATCCTATGGTGCCGAGGTGCGTATTGTGGGCCGCTCACAAGATGATGCGCAGTTGGAGGTGGACCGGTTGGTGGCTGAAGGCATGGTGATGCTGCCGCCCTTTGATCACCCTAACATCATTGCGGGTCAAAGTACTGTCGCGTTGGAGATGCTGGAACAGGCCCCGGATATGGACACGGTTCTGGTTCCACTTTCAGGCGGAGGGTTAATCTCAGGCGTGGCCATAGTGATGAAGGCGGTGAACCCGAACATCAGGGTCATTGGTATCTCGATGGAGCGCGGTGCTGCCATGTACGAAAGCTTGCAGGCGGGCAAACCCATTCTTGTGGAGGAGCAAGAAACGCTTGCGGATTCTCTAGGAGGCGGCATCGGCTTGGATAATGCATATACCTTTGAAATGACGAAAAATCTCGTCGACGACATTGTTCTGGTTTCTGAGGCCGAGATCGCCGAAGCCATCTGCCATGCCTATTGGCAGGAGCGACAGATCATCGAAGGGTCGGGCAGTGTCGGCATCGCAGCACTTCTGGCGGGCAAAATTGACGCGCCGGGCCGCTGCGTGTCGCTGATCAGTGGGCAGAACATCGACATGGCCCTGCACAAGCGCTTGATCGACCGTGAAAATTTTGACGTGGCAACTGAAACTAACGCAACGGGGGGGCCGGATGCCTGA
- a CDS encoding IS256-like element ISOan6 family transposase yields the protein MGTTNIVDFARRDEMTDALTELLKTGAQQLIATAVEAELVSYLAQFTGLRTDAGHAAVVRNGHHPARPFQTGIGPVSVRIPKVRSKDGTPVTFRSALVPPYVRRTKTLEAALPWLYLKGISSGEMAPALKVLLGPDAVGLSANTVSRLKRDWANEYEAWKGAELDDEPIVYIWADGVHSGLRGEDDKLCALVIIGVTARGKKRFLAIEDGVRESTQSWREVLLNLKSRGMNAPKLAIGDGAMGFWAAMDEVYPETRHQRYWQHKTMNVLNCLPKLSQPKAKAALHDIWQAETKVDAEKAFDLFIKTYEPKYPKATLCLQKDREELMAFFDFPAQHWQSIRTSNPIESAFATIRHRTKRSKGCLSRDGMLHMMFKLGQCAEQNWRKLRGFDYLAKVITGVTFKDGIETTNPDQITA from the coding sequence ATGGGAACTACTAACATTGTTGATTTTGCGCGTCGAGACGAGATGACGGACGCGTTGACGGAGTTGCTGAAAACGGGAGCACAACAATTGATCGCGACAGCAGTTGAGGCTGAGCTTGTCAGTTATTTGGCGCAATTTACCGGCTTACGCACCGATGCCGGTCACGCGGCAGTCGTGCGTAATGGACATCATCCGGCCCGCCCGTTTCAAACGGGCATTGGCCCTGTGAGCGTGCGCATTCCAAAGGTTCGGTCCAAGGACGGCACACCGGTGACATTCCGGTCTGCCCTGGTGCCGCCCTATGTGCGTCGCACGAAGACGCTGGAAGCGGCCTTGCCATGGCTTTACCTCAAAGGGATCTCCAGCGGCGAGATGGCTCCCGCCCTCAAGGTTCTTCTGGGCCCAGATGCCGTTGGCTTGTCGGCTAATACGGTTTCGCGTTTAAAACGCGATTGGGCCAATGAATACGAGGCTTGGAAAGGCGCTGAGTTAGATGACGAGCCCATCGTCTATATCTGGGCCGACGGCGTTCACAGCGGCCTTCGGGGCGAGGATGACAAGCTCTGTGCCCTTGTTATTATTGGGGTAACTGCCCGTGGCAAGAAGCGATTTCTGGCAATTGAGGATGGGGTGCGCGAGTCCACGCAGAGCTGGCGCGAGGTTCTGCTTAACCTCAAAAGCCGAGGCATGAATGCGCCCAAACTGGCCATCGGGGACGGTGCCATGGGGTTTTGGGCGGCCATGGACGAAGTCTATCCTGAGACCCGCCATCAACGCTATTGGCAACACAAAACGATGAACGTGCTCAATTGTTTACCCAAGCTGTCTCAGCCAAAAGCCAAGGCCGCGCTGCACGACATCTGGCAGGCCGAGACCAAAGTCGATGCAGAAAAGGCGTTCGATCTGTTCATCAAAACCTACGAACCCAAATACCCCAAGGCCACACTATGCCTGCAAAAAGATCGTGAGGAACTCATGGCATTCTTCGACTTTCCGGCGCAGCATTGGCAAAGCATCCGCACTAGCAATCCAATTGAATCGGCCTTCGCGACGATCCGGCATCGTACCAAGCGTTCAAAGGGCTGCCTGTCACGCGATGGCATGCTGCACATGATGTTCAAACTGGGGCAATGTGCTGAGCAAAATTGGAGGAAGCTACGCGGCTTTGACTACCTCGCAAAAGTCATCACAGGCGTCACGTTCAAAGACGGAATCGAAACCACAAACCCCGACCAGATCACCGCATGA
- a CDS encoding integrase core domain-containing protein produces the protein MQIIGLHKNVYKLYAWARTQECLDVYRIKYEGQVRQWDDLRTEGVSLSKCAEFVGISRATYYRHKRILKDLAQAIIPPSKAPKRCNKSQWGEAEKQLVLEARRDNETYGKEKIGAILRRDKKQTMSDSTVGRILSFLRKKGLITRSRSAPQKRKRNFSKGHAKGWKYRDYKDIVVGERVQIDHMTATKNGVTCKHFQAWERCSKHIHAQVYSNATARSAKRFLQELVEIAPYKIISIQVDGGSEFMADFETACEQMEIPLIVLPPARPKYNGGVERGNRTFREEFYACRDLIADSIGAMRFELRKAVNKYNTFRPHHALKGKTPMEYIRITQAKVV, from the coding sequence ATGCAAATCATCGGACTGCACAAGAACGTTTATAAACTTTATGCTTGGGCGCGGACACAAGAATGTTTGGACGTGTACCGTATCAAATACGAAGGTCAGGTTCGGCAATGGGACGACTTACGTACAGAGGGCGTTTCTCTATCAAAGTGCGCTGAATTCGTCGGCATCTCGCGCGCGACATATTACCGTCACAAGCGTATTTTGAAGGATTTGGCGCAGGCAATCATACCGCCTTCAAAGGCTCCCAAACGCTGCAACAAGTCACAGTGGGGCGAGGCAGAAAAGCAATTGGTGCTTGAGGCCCGCCGCGACAATGAAACCTACGGTAAGGAGAAAATAGGGGCCATCTTGCGTCGCGACAAAAAGCAAACCATGAGCGATAGCACCGTGGGGCGCATTTTGAGCTTTCTAAGGAAAAAAGGCCTGATCACACGATCAAGATCTGCGCCCCAAAAGCGCAAGCGTAATTTTTCCAAGGGGCATGCCAAGGGATGGAAATATAGGGATTACAAAGATATTGTGGTTGGCGAGCGTGTGCAGATCGATCATATGACTGCCACGAAGAACGGCGTCACGTGCAAACACTTTCAAGCCTGGGAGAGGTGTAGCAAGCATATCCACGCGCAAGTTTATTCGAATGCCACGGCACGCTCTGCCAAACGGTTTTTGCAAGAACTCGTGGAAATAGCTCCCTATAAGATCATCTCAATTCAAGTCGATGGCGGGTCTGAGTTTATGGCCGATTTTGAGACAGCGTGCGAACAGATGGAGATCCCGCTCATTGTGCTGCCGCCAGCAAGGCCAAAATACAACGGTGGTGTCGAGCGCGGTAACCGCACCTTCCGCGAAGAGTTCTATGCATGTCGTGATCTCATTGCCGACAGCATAGGAGCGATGCGGTTTGAACTTCGAAAAGCCGTCAATAAATACAACACATTCAGGCCTCATCATGCCTTGAAAGGCAAGACACCAATGGAGTACATTCGAATCACTCAGGCCAAAGTCGTGTGA
- a CDS encoding transposase gives MVMPSQSPLSPDAGSGAVFAPTSPPRVVNAPLAPTAELTSIPKRRNFTAKYKLRILDETDQVADTGGVSAILRREGLYSSALTDWRRARAAGTLGALQPMRRGPQKAPANPLQAELAKANREVTALRRRLDQAEAIIAIQKKVVGLLDEMEQTQERSGKS, from the coding sequence ATGGTTATGCCTTCACAATCACCACTTTCGCCAGATGCTGGATCTGGAGCCGTTTTTGCCCCAACGTCGCCTCCCCGCGTTGTTAATGCGCCGTTGGCTCCCACAGCGGAACTGACGAGCATCCCGAAGCGACGCAACTTCACAGCCAAATACAAACTGCGCATTCTGGATGAGACGGACCAAGTGGCAGACACTGGCGGGGTTTCCGCCATTCTACGGCGGGAGGGGCTTTATTCCTCTGCACTGACCGATTGGCGCCGTGCGCGGGCGGCCGGCACATTGGGTGCATTGCAGCCAATGCGCCGTGGCCCACAAAAGGCACCTGCCAATCCATTGCAAGCTGAGCTGGCCAAGGCCAACCGTGAGGTGACAGCCTTGCGGCGCCGTCTGGATCAGGCGGAAGCCATCATTGCCATCCAAAAAAAAGTGGTGGGACTTCTGGACGAGATGGAGCAGACGCAAGAGCGCAGCGGCAAATCATGA
- a CDS encoding ROK family protein yields the protein MPPKSQNVDTMRNFNRANVMKLVLEFPGIDRSRLAVDTGLTNATMTRIVQELLASGLVSETTDKTVSQGRGRPRTGLEINAKGGYVLGLSILALNTSVVLADLSGAMIGSVSVEPADLSDARRTLDEICAAAEKMVSDHGVERNQVLAAGVAIAGYLDVEGGTWLHSPYLRWPPFDVRKSLTNRLNLPITVENVNRCIAVAETRIGCCVGMTDVFLVRAALGLGAASISNGQVLRGHNNTAGQIGHFPEGSDGVMCSCGKSDCITMAASGWAILDQLELRDAAGDGLDLLEDQGAKLLAVLEQSQSDVKIAQIIRQAGSALGRHCVTLLRALDPERIVLAGPLGRSAIYGQAFRDSLVRNGISAEIITAHDKSISASAMAASALSLAENVYSPTFDVQKMLTRKSDDARASEKTVLVL from the coding sequence ATGCCACCTAAGAGTCAAAACGTGGACACGATGCGGAATTTCAATCGCGCCAACGTTATGAAACTCGTTCTGGAGTTTCCCGGTATCGACCGCAGTCGCCTTGCTGTCGATACCGGACTGACCAACGCCACGATGACCCGTATCGTGCAGGAGCTTCTGGCATCAGGGCTCGTAAGCGAAACGACCGACAAAACGGTCAGTCAGGGCCGTGGACGCCCGCGGACCGGGTTGGAAATCAACGCAAAGGGCGGATACGTTCTTGGCCTGAGCATCCTCGCCCTTAATACCAGTGTCGTGCTCGCCGATCTTTCGGGTGCGATGATTGGAAGTGTGTCGGTCGAGCCTGCGGATCTGAGCGATGCAAGACGAACCCTCGATGAGATTTGTGCGGCCGCTGAAAAAATGGTCTCCGACCATGGGGTAGAGCGCAATCAGGTTCTCGCCGCAGGTGTCGCGATTGCTGGCTATCTGGATGTTGAGGGTGGGACATGGTTGCATTCGCCCTATCTGCGCTGGCCGCCATTTGATGTGCGCAAAAGCCTCACGAACCGTCTGAACCTTCCGATCACCGTTGAAAACGTAAACCGTTGCATTGCTGTCGCCGAAACCCGCATCGGCTGCTGCGTGGGTATGACGGATGTGTTTCTGGTGCGTGCGGCCCTCGGATTGGGTGCCGCCTCGATCTCAAATGGCCAGGTCCTACGTGGTCACAACAACACTGCTGGGCAGATCGGGCATTTCCCCGAGGGTAGCGACGGTGTGATGTGTTCTTGTGGGAAATCTGATTGCATCACGATGGCGGCATCGGGTTGGGCCATTCTGGACCAGCTAGAGTTGCGAGATGCAGCAGGCGATGGGCTTGATTTGCTCGAAGATCAGGGGGCAAAGCTGCTTGCGGTTTTAGAGCAATCGCAAAGCGATGTTAAAATTGCGCAAATCATCCGTCAGGCGGGGTCAGCCCTTGGCCGCCATTGCGTGACACTGCTGCGCGCCCTTGACCCTGAACGTATTGTGCTGGCGGGTCCTTTGGGGCGCAGTGCAATCTATGGTCAGGCGTTTCGGGACAGCTTGGTGCGAAATGGCATCTCCGCTGAGATCATCACTGCACATGACAAGTCTATTTCTGCGTCCGCCATGGCAGCCTCTGCACTGAGCCTCGCCGAGAACGTCTACTCGCCGACTTTCGATGTTCAAAAAATGTTGACCCGCAAATCAGATGATGCCCGCGCATCTGAAAAAACGGTGTTGGTTCTGTGA
- a CDS encoding TRAP transporter permease: MKILPTFAIGVSVALVLFSLYTAAFGVLPDVMQRGIHLSLAMILVYVHAASASYENGNRLRVFVLLGLAILGLCAAGYQVVFYDAVVSRYGAMTDAEIVIATVAVIVLLDATRRTIGWSMVVLALVFLAYAFWGNLLWSDIAHRGYDLKRVLAQVFLGADGIFGTPLGVSATFVVLIVILGALLEATGASGVLMDIAVAMTGRSRGGPAKAAVVGSSLMGMISGTAVANVLTTGTISIPLMKRSGYKAHVAGAIEAVASTGGQLMPPIMGAAAFLMADIIETPYTDIARAAIIPAALFYLAVFSAVHLEAVKSGLKPMDSSEIPSAKKSLIESGHVLLAIPAFVSFLMVGYSVMFSSLWAIYVLVALSCLRRGTWLTPRKLLSVCKATGEAVLPVAMATATAGIIIAVVTLTGIGLKFSSLIVTLSGGSLFLALVLTMLSSLILGMGLPTAAAYILVATLAAPALVNLGVDLLAAHMFVFYSAMLSAITPPVALAAFAAAAISGENPMRIAVVSVKFGIVAFVIPYFFVLDIRLLGIGDFSTLIIPVGTAGIGAMALAGAAQGWFAGALGWVLRIALFAGAMMLIFPGMITNIAGLVALAAIYAFQKFAKP; encoded by the coding sequence ATGAAGATACTGCCTACATTTGCCATCGGAGTGAGTGTCGCGCTTGTTCTGTTCAGCCTGTATACAGCGGCATTTGGCGTCTTACCTGATGTGATGCAACGCGGCATTCACCTGTCGCTGGCGATGATCCTCGTTTACGTGCACGCGGCTTCTGCCTCCTACGAAAACGGCAATCGCCTGAGGGTGTTCGTTTTGCTGGGCCTTGCCATTCTTGGGCTATGTGCGGCGGGGTATCAGGTCGTGTTTTATGACGCTGTTGTGTCACGCTATGGTGCGATGACCGACGCTGAAATCGTCATCGCAACTGTTGCTGTTATTGTTTTGCTGGACGCGACGCGACGCACGATAGGCTGGTCCATGGTGGTGCTGGCGTTGGTCTTTCTGGCCTATGCGTTCTGGGGGAACCTGCTTTGGAGCGATATCGCACATCGTGGGTATGATTTGAAGCGAGTGTTGGCTCAGGTCTTTCTAGGGGCGGACGGAATTTTCGGGACACCGCTGGGCGTAAGTGCGACGTTCGTGGTCCTGATCGTCATTCTGGGTGCCTTGCTGGAAGCCACCGGCGCGTCAGGCGTATTAATGGATATAGCGGTTGCGATGACGGGTCGCTCACGCGGTGGTCCTGCCAAAGCGGCAGTCGTGGGCAGCAGTCTGATGGGTATGATTTCGGGCACGGCTGTTGCGAATGTTCTGACCACGGGCACCATATCAATCCCCCTGATGAAGCGCAGCGGATACAAAGCGCATGTGGCCGGCGCGATCGAAGCGGTTGCGTCAACAGGCGGGCAGTTGATGCCACCGATCATGGGGGCGGCGGCCTTCCTGATGGCCGATATCATCGAGACACCTTACACAGACATTGCCCGCGCCGCGATTATTCCTGCCGCCTTGTTCTATCTTGCGGTCTTTTCAGCGGTGCATCTTGAAGCAGTGAAATCCGGCCTGAAGCCGATGGACTCGTCCGAGATACCGTCAGCCAAGAAATCATTGATTGAAAGTGGCCATGTCTTGTTGGCGATCCCGGCCTTTGTCAGCTTTTTGATGGTCGGGTATTCGGTGATGTTCTCGTCGCTTTGGGCGATCTATGTTCTGGTCGCTTTGTCGTGCTTGCGCCGCGGCACATGGCTGACACCCCGCAAACTGCTGTCCGTGTGCAAAGCGACGGGCGAGGCCGTATTGCCCGTCGCCATGGCGACAGCCACTGCGGGGATCATCATCGCGGTCGTGACGCTGACCGGCATCGGCCTGAAATTCAGTTCTTTGATTGTCACGCTGTCGGGCGGTAGCCTGTTTTTAGCGCTGGTTCTGACAATGCTATCCTCGCTTATCCTTGGCATGGGGTTGCCAACAGCGGCGGCCTATATTTTGGTCGCGACACTGGCGGCGCCTGCACTTGTCAATCTGGGCGTTGATCTGCTGGCCGCTCATATGTTCGTCTTCTACTCCGCGATGTTGTCTGCGATCACGCCGCCCGTCGCACTGGCCGCTTTTGCAGCTGCCGCGATTTCGGGAGAGAACCCGATGCGGATCGCCGTGGTGTCTGTCAAGTTTGGCATCGTCGCCTTTGTCATTCCTTACTTCTTTGTCTTGGACATTCGACTGCTGGGGATTGGTGACTTTTCGACCCTGATCATACCTGTGGGCACAGCCGGCATTGGTGCAATGGCACTTGCTGGTGCTGCGCAGGGCTGGTTCGCGGGCGCACTTGGCTGGGTTCTGCGGATAGCACTTTTCGCGGGTGCGATGATGCTGATCTTTCCGGGAATGATCACCAATATCGCCGGTCTTGTGGCGCTTGCAGCGATCTATGCCTTTCAGAAATTCGCCAAGCCATGA
- a CDS encoding TAXI family TRAP transporter solute-binding subunit, giving the protein MKLLKILALSALSLGAVAPAMAQDTFVSIGSNPVGNAAYQWAAGIADLINRNVDGVQMTAEGTKGYVANVRLMLDSQIEAGFSNSKLAYEAYLGEGDYADVEPGQILSWMSIAPIVQHVVVMEDSDIMDLSDLAGRRVGIGQPGGTSMLDAEILLEAIGLTPGEDFTDFRVNLGQMETMLSDGQIDAFMWNGSIPLPPIIKLTSQNDIRILPIPTDVSDAIRAQYPAYSEGDLPANTYEDQPDAVPSYRLGNVLLIRADVDEEIVYQATKTVMENLDHMATVHPAWGRVSADSILGGFNAPLHPGALRYYREAGVPGIEEFVTRTAN; this is encoded by the coding sequence ATGAAACTTTTGAAAATACTCGCGCTATCGGCGCTTAGCCTCGGGGCTGTTGCTCCGGCGATGGCGCAGGATACCTTTGTATCCATTGGGTCAAATCCGGTCGGAAACGCGGCCTATCAATGGGCCGCCGGAATTGCTGATCTGATCAACCGAAATGTCGATGGCGTGCAGATGACCGCCGAGGGCACAAAGGGCTACGTTGCCAATGTGCGTCTGATGTTGGACAGCCAGATTGAGGCCGGCTTTTCAAATTCAAAGCTCGCCTATGAGGCCTATCTGGGCGAGGGTGACTATGCAGACGTCGAGCCGGGACAAATCCTAAGCTGGATGTCAATTGCACCCATTGTTCAGCATGTGGTGGTGATGGAAGATTCCGACATCATGGATTTGTCTGATCTTGCGGGAAGGCGCGTTGGCATTGGCCAACCCGGCGGCACATCCATGCTGGATGCCGAGATTCTGCTTGAGGCAATCGGCCTGACACCTGGCGAAGATTTCACTGATTTCCGCGTCAATCTTGGTCAGATGGAAACAATGCTGTCGGATGGTCAAATTGATGCCTTCATGTGGAACGGCTCCATTCCATTGCCACCAATCATCAAGCTGACTTCGCAAAATGACATACGCATTTTGCCAATTCCAACTGACGTCTCAGATGCGATCCGCGCCCAATACCCTGCTTATTCTGAGGGTGATCTTCCGGCCAATACCTATGAAGATCAGCCCGATGCCGTGCCGTCCTACCGTTTGGGCAACGTGCTGCTGATCCGTGCGGATGTGGACGAAGAGATCGTCTATCAGGCCACCAAAACTGTCATGGAAAACCTCGATCATATGGCGACAGTGCATCCTGCATGGGGTCGTGTTTCTGCCGATAGCATCCTTGGCGGCTTCAATGCGCCCCTGCATCCCGGCGCGCTTCGTTATTACCGCGAAGCAGGTGTTCCGGGCATCGAAGAGTTCGTTACACGCACCGCAAACTAA
- a CDS encoding sulfatase: MKTVFVLLDSLNRNAMECYGSTSVKTPNFARFAKRAVTFDNHYVGSLPCIPARRDLHTGRINFLHRSWGPLEPFDDSFPELLKQTGTYSHIATDHHHYFADGGATYHQRYSSWDLVRGQAIDRWKAHVNPDLDGLREDYHPLQHHRANYMINRTYVADEADYCGPQVFKLGQEFLAQNHKDDDWLLQLECFDPHEPFHAPPRFREMYPTNYDGPILDWPVYKRVTETSEEIAELRANYAALTTMCDEYFGKLLDFFDEHDLWKDTCLVLTTDHGFLLGEHDWWSKNRMPVYDEIARIPLMIAHPDHADQGGTRRKALTQSTDIMPTLLDLHDKDIPQDVLGKSLLPLLDNDHDIRDAAIFGYFGAACNVTDGRYVYHRYPEKLTAEGLYEYTLMPTRMTTRFSISELVGATLANPFDFSKGVPLLKLKPRANEAGETIEVQGMDFADTQTRLYDLHSDPDQTTPIDNPEVEAWLVAAMVRLMVEADAPQELFTRFDLPLEGA; this comes from the coding sequence ATGAAAACGGTTTTCGTACTGCTCGATTCCCTGAACCGTAACGCGATGGAATGTTATGGATCGACTAGCGTTAAGACCCCCAATTTTGCGCGGTTTGCAAAGCGTGCCGTGACCTTTGACAACCACTATGTCGGCAGTCTTCCGTGCATTCCCGCGCGCAGGGATTTGCACACGGGCCGGATCAATTTCCTGCATCGCAGCTGGGGCCCGCTGGAGCCGTTCGACGATTCATTCCCTGAGCTTTTGAAGCAAACGGGCACCTATTCCCACATCGCGACAGACCACCACCACTATTTTGCCGATGGAGGTGCGACCTATCATCAACGCTATTCGTCCTGGGATTTGGTTCGTGGACAGGCGATTGACCGTTGGAAAGCGCATGTGAACCCCGATCTGGACGGCTTGCGCGAGGATTATCATCCGCTTCAGCATCACCGCGCGAACTATATGATCAACCGGACCTATGTGGCGGATGAGGCCGATTATTGCGGCCCGCAAGTGTTTAAGCTGGGTCAAGAATTTCTGGCCCAAAACCACAAAGACGATGATTGGCTCTTGCAGCTTGAATGCTTTGATCCGCACGAGCCGTTCCATGCGCCGCCGCGTTTCCGCGAGATGTATCCGACCAATTACGACGGCCCGATCCTTGACTGGCCCGTCTACAAACGTGTCACGGAAACGTCTGAAGAGATCGCAGAACTGCGTGCGAATTACGCCGCTTTGACTACGATGTGCGATGAGTATTTCGGCAAATTACTGGATTTCTTTGACGAACATGATCTGTGGAAAGACACCTGTCTGGTGCTGACCACGGACCATGGATTTCTGCTGGGCGAACATGATTGGTGGTCCAAGAACCGGATGCCCGTCTATGATGAAATCGCGCGTATCCCATTGATGATCGCCCATCCCGATCACGCCGATCAGGGTGGCACGCGGCGCAAGGCCCTGACGCAGTCAACCGACATTATGCCAACATTGCTCGACCTACACGACAAGGACATTCCGCAAGATGTCTTGGGCAAATCACTGCTGCCCTTACTGGACAACGATCATGATATCCGCGACGCGGCGATCTTTGGTTATTTCGGGGCCGCCTGCAATGTCACCGACGGGCGCTATGTTTATCACCGCTACCCCGAGAAACTGACGGCTGAGGGCTTGTATGAATACACCCTGATGCCAACCCGCATGACGACGCGATTTTCAATCAGTGAACTGGTTGGCGCGACGCTGGCGAACCCGTTTGATTTTTCCAAAGGCGTGCCGCTGCTGAAACTCAAGCCGCGAGCAAACGAAGCAGGGGAGACGATTGAAGTGCAGGGCATGGATTTCGCAGACACCCAGACCCGCCTGTATGATCTCCACAGCGATCCAGATCAGACAACGCCAATTGATAACCCGGAGGTCGAGGCATGGCTTGTCGCTGCCATGGTCCGCCTAATGGTTGAGGCCGATGCGCCGCAAGAACTGTTCACTCGTTTTGATCTACCACTCGAAGGGGCTTAA
- a CDS encoding mandelate racemase/muconate lactonizing enzyme family protein, translated as MRRKNCSLVLIYHSKGLNIPDLVSPQFSDVDLTFTIASAAAFVMRVPCPVLVQTSFGTMFDRPAVFLELTDDQGNKGLGEVWCNFPSCGAEHRARLLETALFPAILDVAFDSPNICFTHLEKQFARLAIQAGEPGPIAQCIAGVDVALWDLVARRANLPLFRLLGGTNATIPTYASGINPANAAQTVARCRAEGHRAFKLKIGFNRAADLENIAQITAVLGPDEAFMVDANQAWSVDEARDMLPQLADFSLGWLEEPIMADRPTEEWLSLALASSVPLAAGENMINALDFAQGISRPALDVIQPDLCKWGGISGVLPIAKDIIAAGKRYCPHYLGGGIGLAASAHLLAAVGGDGLLETDSNDNPLRNQLFAPPVAGGQMKLAEASGLGVADQFTSFLASDIAKGDIK; from the coding sequence ATGCGCCGCAAGAACTGTTCACTCGTTTTGATCTACCACTCGAAGGGGCTTAACATTCCTGATTTGGTTTCGCCACAATTCTCAGATGTTGACCTGACATTCACCATCGCCAGCGCCGCTGCATTTGTGATGCGTGTGCCATGCCCCGTGCTTGTCCAGACGTCGTTTGGGACGATGTTTGATCGCCCTGCGGTATTCCTTGAACTGACCGATGACCAAGGTAACAAAGGATTGGGCGAAGTCTGGTGTAACTTCCCATCCTGCGGCGCAGAGCATCGTGCGCGTCTTTTGGAGACTGCGCTTTTTCCTGCCATTCTGGATGTGGCTTTTGACAGCCCCAATATCTGTTTTACGCACCTTGAAAAGCAATTCGCGCGGCTTGCCATTCAAGCGGGTGAGCCGGGGCCGATCGCGCAGTGTATCGCGGGTGTTGATGTGGCGCTTTGGGATTTGGTGGCGCGGCGTGCAAACCTGCCGCTGTTCCGGCTTTTGGGCGGTACAAACGCGACCATTCCGACCTATGCCAGCGGGATAAACCCCGCCAACGCCGCCCAGACCGTTGCGCGTTGCCGCGCAGAGGGTCACCGCGCTTTCAAACTCAAAATCGGTTTTAACCGCGCAGCAGATTTGGAAAACATTGCACAGATCACAGCCGTCTTGGGGCCGGACGAGGCGTTTATGGTCGATGCCAATCAGGCATGGAGCGTGGATGAGGCGCGCGACATGTTACCACAATTAGCTGACTTTTCTTTGGGTTGGCTCGAAGAGCCGATCATGGCGGATCGACCCACCGAAGAATGGCTCTCGCTTGCACTGGCATCCTCGGTTCCGCTCGCCGCAGGTGAAAATATGATCAACGCGCTGGACTTTGCGCAGGGAATTTCCAGACCTGCCCTCGACGTCATCCAACCTGATCTGTGCAAATGGGGTGGCATCAGCGGCGTCCTCCCCATCGCCAAAGACATTATTGCGGCGGGCAAACGCTATTGCCCGCATTATCTGGGCGGCGGCATCGGCCTTGCGGCGTCAGCACACTTGCTTGCGGCTGTGGGCGGTGATGGCCTGCTTGAAACTGATTCCAACGACAATCCCCTGCGCAACCAGTTGTTCGCACCACCTGTCGCGGGCGGACAAATGAAGTTGGCAGAGGCATCAGGCCTTGGCGTCGCTGACCAATTTACCAGCTTTCTGGCGTCAGACATCGCTAAAGGGGACATAAAATGA